In Streptomyces sp. NBC_00414, a single window of DNA contains:
- a CDS encoding LutB/LldF family L-lactate oxidation iron-sulfur protein has protein sequence MSGGTFVGMPAFPKAAHEAVHNQTLRGNLRHATHTIRAKRANAVAEVSDWAELREAGKQIKDHTLRHLDRYLVQLEESVTAAGGTVHWAADADEANRIVTYLVKATGESEVVKVKSMATQEIGLNEALEAEGINAYETDLAELIVQLGKDRPSHILVPAIHRNRGEIREIFTREMSEWGRPAPEGLTDTPAELADAARLHLREKFLRAKVGVSGANFMVAETGTLVVVESEGNGRMCLTLPETLISVVGIEKIVPTWQDLEVFLQTLPRSSTAERMNPYTSTWTGTTDEDGPQSFHLVLIDNGRTDTLADEVGRQALRCIRCSACLNVCPVYERAGGHAYGSVYPGPIGAILSPQLRGIDNEIDASLPYASSLCGACYDVCPVAIDIPEVLVHLRERVVQGGAVTREGAKVVLKPAKGHAAERAAMRAARWAFSHPGALRTGQRMASRTRRFHPRSLPGPGKAWSETRSLPAVPAEPFRDWWQRTQGGKDTSK, from the coding sequence ATGAGCGGTGGCACATTCGTCGGGATGCCGGCCTTCCCGAAGGCCGCGCACGAGGCCGTCCACAACCAGACCCTGCGCGGCAATCTGCGGCACGCGACGCACACCATCCGCGCCAAGCGCGCGAACGCGGTCGCGGAGGTCTCCGACTGGGCCGAGCTGCGCGAGGCCGGCAAGCAGATCAAGGACCACACGCTCCGTCATCTCGACCGGTATTTGGTGCAGTTGGAGGAGTCGGTCACGGCGGCGGGCGGCACCGTGCACTGGGCCGCCGACGCGGACGAGGCCAACCGGATCGTCACGTACCTCGTGAAGGCGACCGGTGAGAGCGAGGTCGTCAAGGTCAAGTCGATGGCCACGCAGGAGATCGGTCTCAACGAAGCCCTGGAAGCCGAGGGCATCAACGCCTACGAGACCGATCTCGCCGAGCTGATCGTGCAGTTGGGCAAGGACCGGCCCTCGCACATCCTCGTCCCCGCCATCCACCGCAACCGCGGTGAGATCCGTGAGATCTTCACGCGCGAGATGAGCGAGTGGGGCCGCCCGGCGCCGGAGGGCCTCACCGACACGCCCGCCGAACTGGCCGACGCGGCGCGCCTGCACCTGCGCGAGAAGTTCCTGCGCGCCAAGGTCGGCGTGTCCGGCGCCAACTTCATGGTCGCCGAGACCGGCACGCTGGTCGTGGTGGAGTCCGAGGGCAACGGCCGGATGTGCCTGACCCTGCCCGAGACGCTGATCTCGGTCGTCGGCATCGAGAAGATCGTGCCGACCTGGCAGGACCTGGAGGTCTTCCTCCAGACCCTCCCCCGCTCCTCGACGGCCGAGCGCATGAACCCGTACACCTCGACGTGGACGGGCACCACGGACGAGGACGGGCCGCAGTCCTTCCATCTGGTCCTCATCGACAACGGACGCACCGACACGCTGGCCGACGAGGTGGGACGCCAGGCGCTGCGCTGCATCCGCTGCTCGGCGTGTCTCAACGTCTGCCCGGTGTACGAGCGGGCGGGCGGCCACGCGTACGGCTCGGTCTACCCGGGCCCGATCGGCGCGATCCTCAGCCCCCAGCTGCGGGGCATCGACAACGAGATCGACGCCTCCCTCCCGTACGCGTCGTCGCTGTGCGGGGCCTGCTACGACGTGTGCCCGGTGGCGATCGACATCCCGGAGGTGCTGGTGCATCTGCGGGAGCGGGTCGTGCAGGGCGGTGCCGTGACCCGCGAGGGCGCCAAGGTCGTGCTCAAGCCCGCGAAGGGGCATGCCGCCGAGCGTGCGGCGATGCGTGCCGCGCGGTGGGCGTTCAGTCATCCGGGCGCGCTGCGCACCGGCCAGCGGATGGCGTCCCGTACGCGCCGCTTCCATCCGAGGTCGCTCCCCGGCCCCGGCAAGGCGTGGAGCGAGACCCGGTCGCTGCCGGCGGTTCCGGCGGAGCCGTTCCGCGACTGGTGGCAGCGGACGCAGGGCGGAAAGGACACCTCGAAGTGA
- a CDS encoding LutC/YkgG family protein — MSGSRDLILARVRRALADVPPDDTPYEQAFERPYLREHGHRSVAETVDLLAENLADYRALVHRCTAGELAATIARLLAERGSAAVSVPTGLDPRWLAATEVTQVPDSAANTPAELDRVDSVVTACAVAIAETGTIVLDGGPDQGRRRITLVPDHHICVVRVPDQVVSSVPQGLERVDPARPLTWISGPSATSDIELDRVEGVHGPRTLEVVLVSGE; from the coding sequence GTGAGCGGCAGCAGGGATCTGATCCTGGCCCGGGTACGGCGTGCGCTGGCCGATGTGCCACCGGACGACACGCCGTACGAACAGGCCTTCGAGCGCCCGTATCTGCGCGAGCACGGGCACCGGAGTGTCGCGGAGACGGTGGATCTGCTGGCGGAGAACCTGGCGGACTACCGGGCGCTCGTGCACCGCTGCACGGCCGGCGAGCTGGCGGCGACGATCGCCCGGCTGCTGGCCGAGCGGGGTTCGGCGGCGGTCTCCGTCCCGACGGGCCTGGACCCGCGGTGGCTCGCGGCCACCGAGGTCACCCAGGTGCCCGACTCCGCCGCGAACACCCCGGCCGAACTGGACCGCGTCGACAGTGTGGTCACGGCGTGCGCCGTCGCCATCGCCGAGACCGGCACCATCGTGCTGGACGGCGGCCCCGACCAGGGCCGCCGCCGGATCACGCTGGTCCCGGACCACCACATCTGTGTCGTACGGGTGCCGGATCAGGTCGTGTCCTCGGTGCCCCAGGGCCTGGAGCGCGTCGATCCGGCCCGCCCGCTGACCTGGATCTCGGGTCCGTCCGCGACCAGTGACATCGAACTCGACCGGGTCGAGGGGGTGCACGGTCCGCGCACCCTAGAGGTGGTGCTGGTGAGCGGAGAGTGA
- a CDS encoding betaine/proline/choline family ABC transporter ATP-binding protein (Members of the family are the ATP-binding subunit of ABC transporters for substrates such as betaine, L-proline or other amino acids, choline, carnitine, etc. The substrate specificity is best determined from the substrate-binding subunit, rather than this subunit, as it interacts with the permease subunit and not with substrate directly.) has translation MIRFEQVTKRYPDGTTAVDGLSFEVSEGELVTLVGPSGCGKTTTMMMVNRLIEPTSGRILVDGEDIATVDPVLLRRRIGYVIQQVGLFPHRTVLDNTATVPTLVGWKKAKARARAAELLDLVGLDPKTFGSRYPDQLSGGQRQRVGVARALAADPPVLLMDEPFGAVDPVVREQLQDEFLRMQAAVRKTVLLVTHDIEEAVRLGDRIAVYGKGRIEQYDTPGAVLGTPATPYVAEFVGADRGLKRLSVTEIEPDDLEQPPVVRLDESADRAAGRLRAEGARWAVVLDADGDLHGWVGAEELAGGGTVAALVHRMKSWVPVGAPLKQAFGVMLQHDAGWVAVLDGARFLGVLTPAKLHEALRRSVDADALGVPRGQVDFDSVADA, from the coding sequence ATGATCCGGTTCGAGCAGGTCACCAAGCGGTATCCGGACGGCACGACCGCGGTGGACGGACTCTCCTTCGAGGTGTCCGAGGGTGAACTCGTCACGCTCGTGGGCCCGTCCGGCTGCGGCAAGACGACGACCATGATGATGGTCAACCGTCTCATCGAGCCGACCTCGGGCCGGATCCTCGTCGACGGCGAGGACATCGCGACGGTCGACCCGGTGCTGCTGCGACGGCGGATCGGTTACGTCATCCAGCAGGTGGGCCTCTTCCCGCACCGGACCGTCCTCGACAACACGGCGACCGTGCCCACCCTGGTCGGCTGGAAGAAGGCGAAGGCGCGGGCGCGGGCCGCCGAACTGCTCGACCTGGTGGGCCTGGACCCGAAGACGTTCGGCTCGCGCTATCCGGACCAGCTCTCCGGCGGTCAGCGCCAGCGGGTCGGCGTGGCGCGGGCCCTGGCCGCGGACCCGCCGGTGCTGCTGATGGACGAGCCCTTCGGTGCGGTCGACCCGGTGGTGCGGGAGCAGTTGCAGGACGAGTTCCTGCGGATGCAGGCGGCCGTGCGCAAGACGGTGCTGCTGGTCACGCACGACATCGAGGAGGCCGTACGGCTCGGCGACCGCATCGCCGTGTACGGGAAGGGCCGCATCGAGCAGTACGACACGCCGGGAGCGGTGCTGGGCACCCCGGCGACTCCGTACGTGGCGGAGTTCGTGGGCGCCGACCGGGGCCTGAAGCGGCTGTCGGTCACCGAGATCGAGCCCGACGACCTGGAGCAGCCGCCGGTCGTCCGCCTCGACGAGAGCGCCGACCGGGCCGCCGGCCGGCTGCGAGCGGAGGGTGCGCGCTGGGCGGTCGTCCTGGACGCGGACGGCGATCTGCACGGCTGGGTGGGCGCCGAGGAACTGGCCGGGGGCGGCACGGTGGCCGCCCTCGTCCACCGGATGAAGTCCTGGGTCCCCGTGGGCGCCCCGTTGAAGCAGGCCTTCGGCGTGATGCTCCAGCACGACGCCGGCTGGGTGGCCGTGCTCGACGGGGCGCGCTTCCTCGGCGTACTGACCCCGGCGAAGCTGCACGAGGCGCTGCGCCGCTCGGTGGACGCGGACGCGCTCGGTGTCCCGCGGGGTCAGGTGGACTTCGACTCGGTGGCGGACGCCTAG
- a CDS encoding ABC transporter substrate-binding protein: protein MRAGCGVRRRGNLTGLLLLLLLPLTGCASGPSLENQGEVTAPPGDSKNLIIGSAGFTESDLLATMYGLLLNQAGYKTSTLTVANRELYEPALESGQIDVVAEYAATFADWLNAKTNGADAPAVGSPDLDATMAALRKLAAPRGLTVLEAGKAVDQNAFAVTRAFAREHDLKSLSDLGASGVEVRLAAGDECVQRPYCEPGLKKTYGIDITGVDPKGVGTTQAKRAVQNGQDQMVLTTTTDATLDDFGLVLLTDDKHLQNADYIVPVVNRSRAGSEGVATALGKLNDVLTTRDLAAMNQQVDSWRRLPEDVARTYLRDHGLLP from the coding sequence ATGAGGGCGGGGTGCGGGGTGAGGCGGCGCGGGAACCTCACCGGTCTGCTCCTGCTGCTCCTGCTTCCGCTGACCGGCTGCGCCTCCGGCCCCTCCCTGGAGAACCAGGGCGAGGTCACCGCACCGCCCGGCGACAGCAAGAACCTGATCATCGGCTCGGCCGGTTTCACCGAGAGCGATCTCCTGGCCACCATGTACGGGCTGCTGCTCAACCAGGCCGGATACAAGACGTCGACGCTCACCGTCGCCAACCGCGAACTGTACGAACCCGCCCTGGAGTCGGGGCAGATCGACGTCGTCGCCGAGTACGCGGCGACCTTCGCGGACTGGCTGAACGCCAAGACCAACGGGGCGGACGCCCCCGCCGTCGGCTCGCCGGACCTGGACGCCACGATGGCCGCGCTGCGCAAGCTGGCCGCGCCCCGCGGGCTCACCGTCCTCGAAGCGGGCAAGGCCGTCGACCAGAACGCCTTCGCCGTGACCCGCGCCTTCGCCCGCGAACACGACCTCAAGTCGCTCAGCGACCTGGGCGCGTCCGGGGTGGAAGTGCGGCTGGCCGCGGGGGACGAGTGCGTACAACGGCCCTACTGCGAACCGGGGCTGAAGAAGACGTACGGCATCGACATCACGGGTGTGGACCCCAAGGGCGTCGGCACTACGCAGGCGAAACGGGCCGTGCAGAACGGCCAGGACCAGATGGTGCTGACCACCACGACGGACGCGACGCTCGACGACTTCGGCCTCGTCCTGCTCACGGACGACAAGCATCTCCAGAACGCCGACTACATCGTGCCGGTGGTCAACCGCTCCCGAGCGGGCAGCGAGGGCGTCGCCACGGCTCTCGGAAAGCTCAACGACGTGCTGACGACACGGGACTTGGCAGCCATGAACCAGCAGGTGGACAGCTGGCGCCGACTGCCCGAGGACGTGGCCCGGACGTACCTGCGCGACCACGGATTGCTCCCGTAG
- a CDS encoding ABC transporter permease: protein MTTLTDAWDWLADSAHWAGDDGVWHRLGQHLVLTVVCLVISCLIALPVALVLGHLGRGGALAVNISNVGRAVPTFAVLVLLLLTPIGDWGQGPTVVALVLFAVPPLLTNAYVGMREVDRDVVRAARGMGMTGGQMLWRVEAPLAMPMIMGGVRLAAVQLVATATIAALAGGGGLGRIITAGFNLASTPQVVAGAVLVAVFALLVEAVFEVAERLAPRRGTR from the coding sequence ATGACGACCCTCACCGACGCCTGGGACTGGCTGGCCGACTCCGCGCACTGGGCGGGCGACGACGGCGTCTGGCACCGGCTCGGTCAGCACCTCGTGCTGACCGTCGTCTGCCTCGTGATCAGCTGTCTGATCGCGCTGCCGGTCGCCCTGGTCCTCGGCCACCTCGGCCGGGGCGGCGCGCTCGCCGTCAACATCTCGAACGTCGGCCGGGCCGTCCCCACCTTCGCGGTGCTCGTCCTGCTGCTGCTCACCCCGATCGGCGACTGGGGCCAGGGCCCCACGGTCGTCGCGCTCGTGCTGTTCGCCGTTCCACCGCTGCTCACCAACGCGTACGTGGGGATGCGCGAGGTCGACCGTGACGTCGTGCGGGCGGCCCGCGGCATGGGGATGACCGGAGGTCAGATGCTGTGGCGGGTCGAGGCGCCGCTCGCGATGCCGATGATCATGGGCGGAGTGCGTCTCGCGGCCGTACAGCTCGTGGCCACCGCCACGATCGCCGCGCTGGCGGGCGGCGGCGGACTCGGACGGATCATCACCGCCGGGTTCAACCTGGCGAGTACGCCGCAGGTCGTCGCCGGAGCCGTCCTCGTCGCCGTCTTCGCCCTGCTCGTCGAAGCGGTCTTCGAAGTGGCGGAGCGGCTCGCGCCCCGGCGGGGCACGCGATGA
- a CDS encoding ABC transporter permease: MTAPPDDCLARNEWICGDYLSTRRDILLDAVGQHLQLTALSVLIGLVIALPLAVAARRWGWAAGPVLAVTTVLYTIPSLAMFSLLLPVYGLSAALVVAGLVLYSLTLLVRNILAGLRAVPEDTRQAARGMGYGPVRLLLTVELPLALPAAMAGLRIATVSAVSLATVGAIVGFGGLGNLIYSGMNTYFKAQVLTASVLCVAIAVAADLLLLGIQWLITPWTRAKRG; the protein is encoded by the coding sequence GTGACCGCGCCCCCGGACGACTGCCTCGCGCGCAACGAGTGGATCTGCGGCGACTACCTGAGCACCCGCCGCGACATCCTCCTCGACGCCGTCGGCCAGCACCTCCAGCTGACCGCGCTCTCCGTCCTCATCGGCCTGGTGATCGCCCTGCCCCTGGCCGTGGCGGCCCGCCGCTGGGGCTGGGCGGCGGGCCCGGTGCTCGCCGTCACGACCGTCCTCTACACGATCCCGTCGCTGGCCATGTTCTCCCTGCTCCTGCCGGTGTACGGGCTGTCGGCGGCCCTGGTCGTCGCGGGCCTCGTCCTGTACTCGCTGACCCTGCTCGTCCGGAACATCCTGGCCGGGCTCCGGGCCGTGCCCGAGGACACCCGGCAGGCGGCCCGCGGCATGGGGTACGGGCCCGTCAGGCTGCTCCTCACCGTCGAACTGCCGTTGGCCCTGCCCGCCGCCATGGCGGGGCTCAGGATCGCCACCGTCTCGGCGGTGTCGCTGGCCACGGTCGGTGCGATCGTCGGCTTCGGCGGGCTCGGCAACCTCATCTACTCGGGGATGAACACCTACTTCAAGGCCCAGGTCCTCACCGCGTCCGTGCTGTGCGTGGCCATCGCGGTCGCCGCCGATCTGCTGCTGCTCGGGATCCAGTGGCTGATCACCCCCTGGACGAGAGCGAAGCGCGGATGA
- a CDS encoding lytic polysaccharide monooxygenase — protein MTTAPRTAALVVLVGAAPLLLAVGAAGPAAAHGAPTDPVSRAVACSPGGQQARSAVCRAAAASGVAAFDNLRLAGVNGRDRQVVPDGKLCSGGLAAYRGLDLARADWPSTRLSGGADMTLTYRSTIPHTGTFKLFLTKDGYDPTKPLKWSDLPSRPFATATDPALVNGAYRIKAELPSDRTGRHLLYTIWQNTSTPDTYYSCSDVVFPAAKKSAGGSGSAGSTGSSSSTPVKPPTKSAAAETGAAASPSKSPADVASARPQPSQTLTGDPGEAVASATSDKDSRTPALPLVAGGAAGLLITAGAAYTLRRRR, from the coding sequence ATGACGACCGCACCCCGCACCGCCGCCCTCGTCGTCCTCGTCGGGGCGGCCCCGCTGCTACTCGCCGTGGGAGCCGCCGGGCCCGCCGCCGCGCACGGGGCGCCGACGGATCCGGTGAGCCGGGCGGTGGCCTGCTCCCCCGGCGGTCAGCAGGCGCGGTCGGCGGTCTGCCGGGCCGCTGCCGCCTCCGGTGTCGCCGCCTTCGACAACCTGCGGCTGGCGGGAGTGAACGGCCGGGACCGGCAGGTCGTCCCCGACGGCAAACTGTGCAGCGGAGGCCTCGCCGCCTACCGGGGCCTGGACCTGGCCCGCGCCGACTGGCCCTCGACCCGGCTGAGCGGCGGGGCGGACATGACGCTCACCTACCGGTCGACGATTCCGCACACGGGCACGTTCAAGCTGTTCCTGACGAAGGACGGCTACGACCCGACGAAGCCGCTCAAGTGGTCCGACCTGCCGTCCAGGCCCTTCGCGACGGCCACCGACCCGGCGCTGGTGAACGGCGCCTACCGGATCAAGGCCGAGCTGCCGTCCGACCGCACCGGACGCCACCTGCTCTACACGATCTGGCAGAACACGAGCACCCCGGACACGTACTACTCGTGCTCGGACGTGGTCTTCCCCGCCGCGAAGAAGAGCGCCGGGGGCTCCGGGTCGGCCGGGTCGACCGGGTCCTCGTCGAGCACACCCGTGAAGCCGCCGACGAAGTCCGCGGCCGCGGAGACCGGCGCCGCCGCCTCCCCCTCGAAGTCACCGGCCGACGTGGCGAGCGCACGCCCGCAGCCGTCGCAGACGCTGACCGGCGACCCCGGCGAGGCGGTCGCCTCCGCCACCTCCGACAAGGACAGCCGGACCCCGGCCCTGCCCCTGGTCGCGGGCGGCGCGGCGGGTCTCCTGATCACGGCGGGCGCCGCGTACACCCTGCGCAGGCGGCGCTGA
- a CDS encoding squalene/phytoene synthase family protein yields MRTWRKSLEAAEVSQGVLRDDYTKVARFMRRREPAGYLAVRLMVPADHQPHVLAGYAFASYTDDICDRGTVGERTRRFDAWAGRVRTALGSGSAEHPLLRAFLHTAATRELPRRWVDSYLDGARIDLDFPGFATEADYQRYVERLTWPFLMITSGLAHQGGGSAEFAAACRLFADAAQRTDILTDLHEDLRGGRLYLPVSDLERYEITREDLERGRDLPGVRALVAATAGTARATLRESGVLLDHCSDEHRRLMRFVLDLHHQRLESVTTRGASVTRRPVRDRPVACLRLLTRRTPPHRAERTEPAGTASTR; encoded by the coding sequence GTGCGGACCTGGCGAAAAAGCCTGGAAGCGGCCGAGGTGAGCCAGGGCGTACTGCGTGACGACTACACGAAGGTCGCGCGGTTCATGCGGCGGCGGGAGCCGGCCGGCTATCTGGCGGTGCGCCTGATGGTGCCCGCGGACCATCAACCCCACGTGCTCGCGGGGTACGCGTTCGCGTCCTACACCGACGACATCTGCGACCGGGGCACGGTCGGGGAACGCACCCGGCGCTTCGACGCCTGGGCGGGGCGGGTGCGCACGGCGCTCGGCTCGGGAAGCGCCGAGCACCCGCTGCTGCGCGCGTTCCTGCACACCGCGGCCACCCGTGAACTGCCGCGCCGGTGGGTCGACTCGTACCTGGACGGCGCGCGGATCGACCTCGACTTCCCGGGCTTCGCCACCGAGGCCGACTACCAGCGGTACGTGGAGCGGCTCACCTGGCCGTTCCTGATGATCACCTCGGGGCTGGCCCATCAGGGCGGCGGCAGCGCCGAGTTCGCCGCCGCCTGCCGGCTGTTCGCCGACGCGGCCCAGCGGACGGACATCCTCACCGACCTGCACGAGGATCTGCGCGGCGGGCGACTGTACCTGCCCGTCAGCGATCTCGAACGGTACGAGATCACGCGCGAGGACCTGGAGCGGGGCCGCGACCTGCCCGGGGTACGCGCGCTGGTGGCGGCCACCGCCGGCACCGCGCGCGCCACGCTCCGGGAGTCCGGCGTGCTCCTCGACCACTGCTCCGACGAGCACCGGCGGCTGATGCGTTTCGTCCTCGACCTGCACCATCAGCGCCTGGAGTCGGTGACGACCCGGGGCGCCTCGGTCACCCGCCGCCCCGTCCGCGACCGCCCGGTGGCCTGCCTGCGCCTGCTGACCCGCCGCACGCCGCCACACCGCGCCGAGCGCACGGAGCCGGCCGGGACCGCTTCCACACGGTGA